The Lepus europaeus isolate LE1 chromosome 6, mLepTim1.pri, whole genome shotgun sequence genome includes a window with the following:
- the LOC133762585 gene encoding LOW QUALITY PROTEIN: pumilio homolog 3-like (The sequence of the model RefSeq protein was modified relative to this genomic sequence to represent the inferred CDS: inserted 3 bases in 2 codons; deleted 2 bases in 1 codon), protein MEVKGXKKIHKKNTKPSQEKSRFPKNSASGSSKTFPRKVTKEGEPKITSKNFEKSATKPGKKGVKQFKTKQQRDKGSKNKFQAANKFNKKRKSQSDNKSDESAAKKPKWDDFKKKKKELKQSRQLSDKTNYDIVVRAKQIWEILRRKDYDKDKRVKLMSDLQKLIQGKIKTIAFAHDSTHVIQCYIQYGNEEQRKQAFEELQGDLVELSKAKYSRNIVKKFLMYGNKPQVAEIIRSFKGHVCKMLRHAEASAIVEYAYNDKAILEQRNMLTEELYGNTFQLYKSADHPTLDKVLEVQPEKLEFIMDEMRQILTPMAQKEAVIKHSLVHKVFLDFFTYAPPKLRSEVMEAIWEAVIYLAHTHDGARVAMHCLWHGMPKDRKVIVKTMKSYVEKVANGQYSHLVLLAAFDCIDDNKLVKQIIISEIISSLPSIVNDKYGRKVLLYLLSPRDPAHTVREIIEVLQKGDGNAHSKKDTEIRRRELLVHFSXLCLSYLQDHAQELVLDKSACVLVSSILGSATGDVQPAMAAIATLAAAPLHPGGSGGELHVAEHPAGPLVLKWLIEQDRKMKESGREGCFARALIEHVGVKNLKSWASVNRGAIILSSLLQSSDQEVAGKVRAGLKSLIPTLEKNKNASKGVEILLEKLTAYMEKVKNKMGSFFLSSVFQVQSDRAHLVGNWVLYKILDLRQVKGDIPGSSGSSYIEESRGFRHDREHQVTTHPDGSGSSTGTIYICAPAVTETLVIPTQIYQH, encoded by the exons ATGGaagtaaaggg gaaaaaaattcacaagaagaATACAAAGCCATCTCAAGAAAAAAGCAGATTTCCTAAAAACAGTGCTTCTGGTTCTTCAAAGACA TTCCCAAGGAAAGTTACTAAGGAAGGTGAACCTAAAATCACATCAAAGAACTTTGAGAAGAGTGCCACAAAACCTGGGAAAAAGGGTGTGAAGCAGTTCAAGACTAAGCAACAAAGGGACAAAGGATCGAAGAACAAATTTCAGGCAGCAAATAAATTCAACAAGAAGAGAAAATCCCAGTCGGACAATAAAAGTGATGAATCAGCAGCCAAGAAACCCAAATGGGATGacttcaaaaagaagaagaaagaactgAAGCAGAGCAGGCAACTGAGTGATAAAACCAACTATGACATTGTTGTTCGGGCAAAGCAGATTTGGGAGATCCTGAGAAGAAAAGACTATGACAAAGACAAAAGAGTAAAGTTAATGAGTGACTTGCAGAAGCTGATTCAAGGGAAAATTAAAACTATTGCATTTGCACATGATTCAACTCATGTGATCCAGTGTTACATTCAGTATGGCAATGAAGAACAGAGAaaacaggcatttgaagaattgCAAGGTGATTTGGTTGAATTAAGTAAAGCCAAATACTCCAGAAATATTGTTAAGAAATTTCTTATGTATGGAAATAAACCACAGGTAGCAGAGATAATCAGAAGTTTTAAAGGCCATGTGTGCAAGATGCTGCGGCATGCAGAGGCGTCAGCCATTGTGGAGTATGCCTACAATGACAAAGCCATCCTGGAGCAGAGGAACATGCTGACAGAGGAACTCTATGGAAATACGTTTCAGCTTTACAAGTCAGCAGATCATCCAACTCTGGACAAAGTGTTAGAGGTACAGCCAGAAAAATTAGAGTTTATTATGGATGAAATGAGACAGATTCTAACGCCAATGGCTCAAAAGGAAGCTGTGATTAAGCACTCGTTGGTGCATAAAGTATTCTTGGACTTTTTTACCTATGCACCCCCAAAACTCAGATCAGAAGTGATGGAAGCAATCTGGGAAGCAGTGATCTACCTGGCACACACACACGATGGCGCCAGAGTGGCCATGCACTGTCTGTGGCATGGAATGCCCAAGGACAGGAAAGTGATtgtgaaaacaatgaaatcttacGTTGAGAAGGTGGCTAATGGCCAATACTCACATTTGGTTTTACTGGCAGCATTTGATTGCATTGACGATAATAAGCTGGTGAAACAGATAATCATATCAGAGATCATCAGTTCCTTGCCTAGCATCGTAAATGACAAATATGGAAGAAAGGTCCTGTTGTATTTACTAAGCCCAAGAGATCCTGCCCATACAGTACGAGAAATCATCGAAGTTCTGCagaaaggagatggaaatgcaCACAGTAAGAAAGATACAGAGATCCGCCGACGTGAGCTCTTAGTCCATTTCT AGCTTTGCTTAAGCTACCTGCAAGACCACGCCCAGGAGTTGGTGCTAGATAAGTCTGCGTGTGTGTTAGTGTCCAGCATTCTCGGATCTGCTACTGGGGATGTTCAGCCCGCCATGGCTGCCATCGCCACCCTGGCAGCGGCACCCCTGCATCCTGGCGGCAGCGGCGGAGAGCTTCATGTTGCAGAACATCCTGCAGGACCTCTGGTTCTGAAGTGGTTGATAGAGCAAGACAGAAAGATGAAAGAAAGTGGAAGAGAAGGTTGCTTTGCAAGAGCACTGATAGAGCACGTTGGTGTTAAGAACCTGAAGTCGTGGGCCAGTGTCAATCGAGGTGCCATAATCCTTTCCAGCCTTCTCCAGAGCTCTGACCAAGAAGTTGCAGGCAAAGTCCGAGCTGGATTGAAAAGCCTGATTCCCAcgttggaaaaaaacaaaaatgccagCAAAGGAGTAGAAATTCTGCTTGAAAAATTGACTGCATATATGGAGAAAGTGAAGAACAAAATGGGATCATTTTTCCTGTCTTCTGTTTTCCAAGTGCAGAGTGACAGGGCCCACCTTGTTGGTAATTGGGTGCTGT